In Acropora muricata isolate sample 2 chromosome 11, ASM3666990v1, whole genome shotgun sequence, one DNA window encodes the following:
- the LOC136891069 gene encoding uncharacterized protein isoform X2, producing the protein MKENLESELNKAKDHIQFLKASSFEKLVAQFQLQLFRHYNNKGPPLYDPNEMEAFAPALFTQILKSILNNGMSKDRQDTQRRRTVALMHILAYFRSQKTSQLQKQSGLNAQLSGMSLTGLAAGCIKN; encoded by the exons ATGAAAGAGAACTTGGAATCAGAGCTAAATAAGGCCAAGGACCACATTCAGTTTCTAAAAG CTTCCTCATTTGAGAAACTTGTGGCTCAATTTCAACTGCAGCTCTTTCGACACTACAATAATAAAGGACCACCACTTTATGACCCCAATGAGATGGAAGCATTTGCACCAGCATTGTTTACACAGATTCTcaagtcaattttgaacaatggcATGAGTAAAGACAGACAAGACACACAGAGGAGGAGAACTGTTGCCCTAATGCACATCCTTGCTTACTTTAG GTCACAGAAGACTTCACAATTACAAAAGCAAAGTGGATTAAATGCACAGCTGAGTGGGATGTCATTGACTGGTTTAGCAGCAG ggTGTATAAAGAATTGA
- the LOC136891069 gene encoding uncharacterized protein isoform X1: MKENLESELNKAKDHIQFLKASSFEKLVAQFQLQLFRHYNNKGPPLYDPNEMEAFAPALFTQILKSILNNGMSKDRQDTQRRRTVALMHILAYFRSQKTSQLQKQSGLNAQLSGMSLTGLAAGPILPKSLSNLKQRVE; encoded by the exons ATGAAAGAGAACTTGGAATCAGAGCTAAATAAGGCCAAGGACCACATTCAGTTTCTAAAAG CTTCCTCATTTGAGAAACTTGTGGCTCAATTTCAACTGCAGCTCTTTCGACACTACAATAATAAAGGACCACCACTTTATGACCCCAATGAGATGGAAGCATTTGCACCAGCATTGTTTACACAGATTCTcaagtcaattttgaacaatggcATGAGTAAAGACAGACAAGACACACAGAGGAGGAGAACTGTTGCCCTAATGCACATCCTTGCTTACTTTAG GTCACAGAAGACTTCACAATTACAAAAGCAAAGTGGATTAAATGCACAGCTGAGTGGGATGTCATTGACTGGTTTAGCAGCAGGTCCAattttgcctaaaagtttgtccAATCTTAAACAAAGAGTGGAGTAA